In Apis mellifera strain DH4 linkage group LG3, Amel_HAv3.1, whole genome shotgun sequence, one DNA window encodes the following:
- the LOC410094 gene encoding protein RER1 isoform X2, producing MMQDEHLGGPARRNVFSQAIGRISQLYQRYLDLWTPHVVSRWAVALFLIFVFFLRVFLSEGWYIVTYALAIYHLNLFIAFLTPKIDPAMDFDDGEGPELPTRSNEEFRPFIRRLPEFKFWYSVMKSTVIAMICTMFDCFNVPVFWPILVMYFITLFCITMKRQIKHMIKYRYLPFTHGKPKYQNHEDTSRLIPSK from the exons ATGATGCAAGATGAGCATCTGGGTGGTCCTGCAAGACGAAATGTTTTCAGTCAAGCAATAGGAAGAATATCACAA ttatatcaaagatatttgGATCTTTGGACACCTCATGTAGTGTCAAGATGGGCAGTtgctttatttctaatatttgtttttttcttgcgtgtatttttatcagaa GGATGGTACATTGTCACATATGCATTAGCAATTTATcatctaaatttattcatagcATTCCTTACTCCTAAAATTGATCCTGCAATGGATTTTGATG atggTGAAGGACCAGAGTTACCTACAAGATCTAATGAAGAATTTAGGCCATTTATTAGAAGGTTACCTGAATTTAAATTCTGGTATTCTGTGATGAAATCTACAGTTATTGCTATGATATGTACTATGTTTGATTGCTTCAATGTACCAGTATTTTGGCCCATACTTGTTATGTATTTCATAACACTATTTTGCATTACTATGAAGCGTCAAATAAAG cATATGATCAAATACAGATACCTGCCGTTCACTCATGGAAAACCAAAGTACCAGAATCACGAGGATACCTCGAGGTTAATACCTTCAAAGTGA
- the LOC410094 gene encoding protein RER1 isoform X3, translating to MMQDEHLGGPARRNVFSQAIGRISQLYQRYLDLWTPHVVSRWAVALFLIFVFFLRVFLSEGWYIVTYALAIYHLNLFIAFLTPKIDPAMDFDDGEGPELPTRSNEEFRPFIRRLPEFKFWYSVMKSTVIAMICTMFDCFNVPVFWPILVMYFITLFCITMKRQIKHMIKYRYLPFTHGKPKYQNHEDTSREKSWR from the exons ATGATGCAAGATGAGCATCTGGGTGGTCCTGCAAGACGAAATGTTTTCAGTCAAGCAATAGGAAGAATATCACAA ttatatcaaagatatttgGATCTTTGGACACCTCATGTAGTGTCAAGATGGGCAGTtgctttatttctaatatttgtttttttcttgcgtgtatttttatcagaa GGATGGTACATTGTCACATATGCATTAGCAATTTATcatctaaatttattcatagcATTCCTTACTCCTAAAATTGATCCTGCAATGGATTTTGATG atggTGAAGGACCAGAGTTACCTACAAGATCTAATGAAGAATTTAGGCCATTTATTAGAAGGTTACCTGAATTTAAATTCTGGTATTCTGTGATGAAATCTACAGTTATTGCTATGATATGTACTATGTTTGATTGCTTCAATGTACCAGTATTTTGGCCCATACTTGTTATGTATTTCATAACACTATTTTGCATTACTATGAAGCGTCAAATAAAG cATATGATCAAATACAGATACCTGCCGTTCACTCATGGAAAACCAAAGTACCAGAATCACGAGGATACCTCGAG AGAAAAATCTTGGCGCTAA
- the LOC410094 gene encoding protein RER1 isoform X1: MMQDEHLGGPARRNVFSQAIGRISQLYQRYLDLWTPHVVSRWAVALFLIFVFFLRVFLSEGWYIVTYALAIYHLNLFIAFLTPKIDPAMDFDDGEGPELPTRSNEEFRPFIRRLPEFKFWYSVMKSTVIAMICTMFDCFNVPVFWPILVMYFITLFCITMKRQIKHMIKYRYLPFTHGKPKYQNHEDTSRSPPVEIW, translated from the exons ATGATGCAAGATGAGCATCTGGGTGGTCCTGCAAGACGAAATGTTTTCAGTCAAGCAATAGGAAGAATATCACAA ttatatcaaagatatttgGATCTTTGGACACCTCATGTAGTGTCAAGATGGGCAGTtgctttatttctaatatttgtttttttcttgcgtgtatttttatcagaa GGATGGTACATTGTCACATATGCATTAGCAATTTATcatctaaatttattcatagcATTCCTTACTCCTAAAATTGATCCTGCAATGGATTTTGATG atggTGAAGGACCAGAGTTACCTACAAGATCTAATGAAGAATTTAGGCCATTTATTAGAAGGTTACCTGAATTTAAATTCTGGTATTCTGTGATGAAATCTACAGTTATTGCTATGATATGTACTATGTTTGATTGCTTCAATGTACCAGTATTTTGGCCCATACTTGTTATGTATTTCATAACACTATTTTGCATTACTATGAAGCGTCAAATAAAG cATATGATCAAATACAGATACCTGCCGTTCACTCATGGAAAACCAAAGTACCAGAATCACGAGGATACCTCGAG gAGTCCCCCCGTGGAAATTTGGTGA
- the LOC409308 gene encoding small ubiquitin-related modifier — MSDNQEQKPEAGPGDANSEYIKLKVVGNDSNEIHFRVKMTTQMGKLKKSYSDRVGVPMTSLRFLFDGKRINDDETPKQLEMENDDVIEVYQEQTGGHY, encoded by the exons atGTCTGATAATCAG GAACAAAAACCCGAAGCCGGCCCAGGCGACGCGAATTCTGAATATATCAAGCTTAAAGTTGTTGGAAAT gacAGCAATGAAATTCACTTTAGGGTAAAGATGACCACTCAAATGGGTAAACTCAAGAAATCATATAGCGATCGTGTG ggTGTTCCTATGACATCACTCAGGTTTCTATTTGACGgtaaaagaattaatgatGATGAAACACCAAAGCAG ttggaaatggaaaatgaTGATGTTATTGAAGTATATCAAGAACAGACAGGTGGTCACTATTGA